In Cryptomeria japonica chromosome 5, Sugi_1.0, whole genome shotgun sequence, the genomic window ttcaaactcttcttgctttctgatttcttcatgcAGTTTGTGTAAATTTCCTCCATGTTTTTTCGAAATCTTTctcttgctccactgtgatctctttcagagtacttatactttctttcattgtaatcgttagatttatcaagatgaaaagaagTAAATGCAGAtttaactttatttaccgaagatccactgttattaAAGTtgattaactcaaatgcatgtagcttaccaatagtagcatctaaagaactagcatattaggtaaaaacctcaattcattgattcgaaagactcggattgcataagctggtagaagggttcttaacaacttacttgttatatccttttctttaatagctccacctactcctttgatttgattgactatctcctttagtcttgtactgtaccgagttatgttctcaccttcattcatcctcatagattcaagttgtcctcttagactatctactttttctctttgaacatgttcatctcctccatatactgatatgagcttatcccacatttcctttgcatcattgcagccttctagatcattaaactatgaATTGGTCAAtaaagatgttatttcaatcattgcttgaatatgttcttgctttgcctttatctcttccatagtcaatggataggtgctcggtgaaacaaaatcattctccagatagtatacatcatattctccaactcctaatagatgtagcttcattcttttctgccatgtagagaaacttgacttgttcagcttcggtgcatctctcttatacatctttggatctttaactcaagtgcctttaaatgtttcttccggagtccaaagctctgataccaattgatagttctgatacttaatataagtacagatccaataaccaacaagataagagggggggggggtgaatcatacaaacttaaacatccataaaaacatcagattcaacctcggtaacatataattCAGTAATAAaacccaaaactgtcaaacatgcaaactcaaaagcatataaacatcataaacctcataacaccaaatttaacgtggaaacccaaatagggaaaagccactgtgggattttggacccactaagaaatatactcttctagagtatgctcggttaaaagcaaattctattaaagattacaaacacattgctagatgtgacccggttaagggatttccctcagatctgttaggatcttcaccttgttagaagtgaccttgttaaaggatttcaaacactcaatctgaatgtcacattgctagagggttttacaaataagactgttaaatccactcggttaagagattttgtgtcactttcacaaaacaacagtaataaaaatctatttgcaacttcacatctaaaatgctaaagcagattcttatttgttcaatacaatctagacatagaactaatcttgtccatctgctgggcttctatactctgttattcaaacaggtcttcaagcttctgtgctcggtaatcactatgtagcaaccctgtgcatacacttgtccacatacattgtttatcaatagtttcctattaataaataattaggtaactgcataatctccttgatcacatttcccatgatcaatcatagccatcagatctccaatcttgtccaggttcaatgcatctttcgatctgaaaattttttacgctgctttggaacttgcatattagtcttggaacttgcgatagggtattgcggttcaatctgagttgtagatcttcatgccgactttccattgccttagattcattaacaaacttcatgcatgacataccaatcatttaatcagttccagctcatcagcttccttcattaaatactacatgtaaacatttaatgcattctattatagctcggttacaacacggtaacaactcggtgaatactaaacttcactcggtagacattctgcattcattaaccgatatcgataaccttagcgtttaccaactaggttccttagggtttaccgactaggttctttgcttgataacatagtatagtattaacctttacaatttacaacatatgtatgatgttaaaacaatctaaaacatcatgatctcatcattgtctaactcggtactagttgcccattgaataccttattcatccccttattcatcatattctttctgtgtcttttaccgacatctataaattcttcaaatcatacttctcaagatatggcaacatcatactgaattagaaaatcaatttcttgacatcaatgacaaaataataatatcaagatagtaaaatatctttaatcagttatatccataatcatcaataaccttctcaatatccttatgaaatgccaagaatctttcattgtcttttataatgcaatattgccaacacttgATCTTTAGCTCTATGCAGATCTATGATGATTTTATATAGGATATTTCATGGAAACTAAACTCTAGGTATACCGTCTTGAAAATTATGGGGAAGCATCCCTGTGTGGAAGATTGTGCCCTATTTTAGGTCTTCTTTCACGATTTTTTTAATTGAAAGTATGTTTTGGATAATAGTCATTCGTTATATGAAAAATAAAGTTTACTTATGGTTCTATGTTGTCCCTTGTTTGATCTTGGTATTGTGAGAATCACCAATATCTCAATTTGGTTACAGTGTCAAAATCTTCTTTTAATTATGATGAACTCTTTGCTCATTGAAGCCCTTCTCAATAGAGTCAATAAAATGCACGATGGTTAACTTCTTTGATCCTTTATCATACTTGGTTATAATTAACTTTTCATATGATTCACGGTTACAATATATAAACAATAAGGGCCTTTTAGAGAATTGTTTTATATTTAACTAAATGGGGTACAAAACTATGGGTTGcaatataaaatatatttcaaatcttTGTTTTGCTAAACTCCAAAAAGGGGTTTACAAAATGACATTtctaatctcaactttttttgacGAAATCAAAGGAtttgtttaataatttttgcaAACTTCCTTTATCACTATGGTTGTTGGGTTTGTTTCTATGAATAAATTGCTTTGTCTTGTGTGGTGGACTTTTTTTCTCTAGTGGTTTTCCAAGGAAATCATCAAACCTCTAAAATTATTGAAATTTCTCATCAGGACGATTTCCATCTTTCTAAAGATGAGGATATCCTCCATGTTTGATATCAGCAGGATATTTTTAGTCTTAGTGATTCCTTGGTTCATTAAGAtgaatttattttctcaaacatcACCAATATAACCTAGACTAAGAGTAATATTTTTATAAAACATTAGTAAAATCAATAAGTGACCAAGTATGAAATCCGAGgttaaaaaatataaaatggaaGCCCAAGGCTCTATTGGAAAGGCCTCTCAATGGATCTCTTGATGCACTCCTTACCAAGAGAAAATGAAAGGGAAAAAGTGAAGTCTTTTAGTTCTTTGACATCTGTGAAAAGTTACTTTTTCTAGACTTTTTTGGGGGGATGACTTGTTAACATGTTACCTGTAGTGAGCTTCATCTTTGTggacttcctttctcttcttcttttctctgcaTTTTTCAAATTCCGAGGGcaagaaaatataaaatgaaaatacgaaatattttttttaaaagaaaaagaaaataacgtGGCATTCAAAAGCTACATAACTAGTTACACATCATCATTAATGGTTTCTTGTCTCTTTAAAAATTCATTGATTGCTATAATGTGAATGATGCATTATGTTTTTATCACTTCTTTCAAAGGTATGTAAGCCCAAGATAAATGTGTAAGATACATTATTGTTGTGAGAATTTTTGTGACATTGAGTTATTATCAGTTGTATTTAAAAGTACAAGTGCAAGGAATGAATTAATTTGAAACAAATATGTTGTAATTTATATAGGTATTGCATCATTGAGAACCTATGTATTTGTGATAAATAGTGTGAGAGACAATGTAAAATCCAACATGTAAATTTGACAGATGTATAATAATGTAGTTTAAGGAAATGTTTATATGTCCACAAGTTATCACCGCCCCTACTATAATTATATAACACCTCTCACCATAATACAAAATTTCATATTAATACTTGTAAATATATTAAAAAGGAAACTAGTATAGATATCCTGAATACATCTATTTAGAAAATGCGTAGAGATATcagtttaaaattattttatttgatatttttataattaattgGTGACCATTGCAATTGTTGATccatatgatttaaagagagattTGTATGTATACAGATTTTCACCATCCCCATTAAAATTCTATAATACCTCTCAACATAATAAAAAACTAATATAATCactttttattatattaaaaaataaactataAATATTCAATTCTAATTCTAACAAACAAGATTTGAGCTATAcacttgatttattttaattagctCAAAAAGTATAGAATACATTTTTACCTAAAGATTTTGTTTCTAACATgaatagatttatatattttttactttagaGCCTTGTTCACCATTAAAGCTACTAACTTGGAAATAATAATTAATCATGGGGACCTTTTCTCATATAGCCTCCCATAATTGTAACTACTCTAGTCTTATCATTTCCAATGATCGATGGGAAGATTTCTTGTAATTCTGTGATGTCTAAGGAAATCAAAACTGCCTGTTAGTTTTGCGTGTCATTCTATACAATTTTGCAAGAACACCCACGAGAGGAGAATTTATGTATGTTGTAGGTTCAAGCATGCTAGATTTGGTCCTGAGGTCTACAAAACGGTCATATTTATCTGGTCCCCCCACTATTGCCCCAATTAATGTGTTTGGATTGGAAGAATCTTTGTGAAACCAGTTCATGAAaccttcaatgcatttgatcttcgtTGGTTGTTGATGAATGGAAACTACAGATGCTCCTCTGTGATGTGGTTGCCTTGGGTATTTGGAACCGTATCCTACCATATATGAAATGCGGAGAGGATTCCTTCCTAATAAATAATCAATCTGCAAAGGATATGATTAAGATTCGTTATATTGTATGCtccaaaatacaaatacaaatacatgtAGTGTGCTTACTTGTAGCTTTGCGAAGCCCATAACGTCGCTGGGTTTAAAGAGAGTGTTGCCGCATGACAATGTTTGCTTCTTAGCTGATAGTAAATCACTGTATCTTGCCAGCAAAAAAGCAGCACTGGTAACATATTGAGTGTTGGCGCCATCTCTAACATACAGCAAACCTCCTGTGACAAAAGGATTGAATTATAGATATCACTAAGAGAATTTTGAGGGCTATGATTAGAAAAGGAGGAGTAACAAATGATTTACATGGCTGTGACTAGAAAAGGAATCATTGTTCGTGGTATTGGTGAAGAAATAGAGAGCTCACCTGGGGTGGTTTTAACAGAACGAATGGGACTGCCAGGAAGAAGTGAACAGACAAAGCGTTCTGCATGACTTCTATAGGCTGAGAATTGAGCTTCCCCTTGGAAATATAACTGGTTGGTGAAGTGCATAAGTTTGCTTTAAGCTAGAAGTCTGTTTATATTACATTTAATTTGAAAAATTGCACCAATCAGTCTACGCTTACGTCTGTTAGAAGCACTTGAATTCCAGcatatttgaggtcccagttgaaTTCATTAACATATGCCTTTAGATCGTCGTGCTGGATAATATAGTTGGAATAATATGGGGATTTCGTAGCTCTGTATAGCCAAGATGCAGCCCAGAGAAGCTCGTCCTGAGATCATATTTACAAGTGCATATGTTAAAAGAAAACCAAATTCTGCTCACAAGAGCATATGCTAAATGAAAACCAAATTCTGCTTACATTGTAGCCTGAAACAGAGCAATAAAATGGACACTCTCCTCCGTAGGTGCCCTTGAATCGATCGGCAAAACTGAAGAGCTGAAGGGAAACATAAATGGGCGGTTAGAAAGAAGATGGATGCATAAGATTTTTCTCAAAATGGATGGATGAAACTTGTTGATTTTGCTGTGTTGGTTAACAGTTAGGTTTTCTATTTTACTTGAGCACCCAAACATACCGATTGAGAACGTTGGAGGAGAAGGTGTGAGTAACGAGGGTTTGTGAATCTGAAAACAATGGAGGAGGCAGCCAAGGCTGCGGCCGTTTCTGCTGCAATTTCTGATCCAGGGGTGTCTTTATCGATCTTGTAAAGAGATCGAGGAGTGTCCATATCTTCTGGACGCTCCCAACAATTATGGTCTGCCTGGGGATCACCCACCTATTTTATGCATCAAGATCAACCTCTTtagtttttcataatcttgaagaATGAATGctgaatgtagacacctaaaattgtcatgtctaattaaataaatattttatttatttaattatctaagcttaattcttctattaattaaataaatctttatttatttaattaattcatttatcctcttctagccttatttctcatttaaataaatacatttatttatttaaattatcattttcttaaattaaataaatatttatttatttaattgatcccacttcttctattaattaaataaatctttatttatttaattaattcattagccttttctacccaggacacatgtcattcatctcttaattcatacactacctacccctctcattattttattatttcttttacctaccctctaatcatagccgacctcctttttacacctctcaatcttatccctccatttcatattgtgtcttctatttaaggagatgccttcttcattatgaaaccctaatcactcagcctaatcgacaatttggaggactcgactacactacgatcctacttgcaaccacattccgttctttgttgagctcttgtgcatattaaaatctgagagcaaatatatcaagcaagatcaatggagataagaagaatggagatcaaaaccctattgggcatgtgatggtataatctttgtgatttcatttgatttgcattgtcttaggtaatcttcatatgttatggtggatctttgttgattgttaggctaggatttggtggttgaattcatttagcctttcaatattgttattattgttatccattttcaccatatacactgaatattttagctTAGATTTCTTTACCTGAACCCATAATTGATCTGGAGTTGCACTAGCCTTGAGAAAGTAGTCAGTTCCCCATCTAATAGCGTCCCTTGCATTCTGAATCTCTCCTGCAGCTTTCAACTCTTTCCCATAATCCAGTGTGCCCCAAGCGAGTGTGGTGATAGTGAATGCCATGGGAAGCCCATATTTCACATTATCGCCTGCATCGTAGTAACCCCCAACTAAATCAACCTGCAGTTGAGTTGCACACAACATTTTGTATGGAGTCAATGAAGAAGGATAGTATGATCCACTTCTACTTTTATCTCTAATCAAATTGAATAAGGATCTATCTCTTCTTCTGCTTACGTTTTGCAAGTGCCCATCTGTGAGACCAGAATCTCCTCTCCACTTTACTCGCTGAGATTGTGGGAGTTTACCAGATCGTTGGGCCTCCAGGAAGAGAATAGACTTCGACAGGGCTGCTCTGTAATCGAATTCTCCATGAACCACCTGCCCTCCACAACAAAACAGCAACAAGACCACTAACAAAAGCGCTTCCATTGCCTTGGCCATATGGACTCGCTGCTTTCTTTAATGCAATTTAGAATTGTGCGCTAAATTTATGTTCTCTCGGATGAGACTGCACCTTTTACTCATGAGATAAAGCTAGCAATGGAACAGGGCAACAcgatacctttatttatttatcaCGAGAATTGTGTATGAGTTTCTGTTGCTGAGTCATGCATGGGAACTGCAAGATTTAGAGCATGGAACACCACAAAAATAAACAATTAGTATGAGAAAACAGGTATTTGCCTTATATCATTTGTCTTTCATTCAATTGTTGTTCACAAGA contains:
- the LOC131875782 gene encoding endoglucanase 16-like; the protein is MAKAMEALLLVVLLLFCCGGQVVHGEFDYRAALSKSILFLEAQRSGKLPQSQRVKWRGDSGLTDGHLQNVDLVGGYYDAGDNVKYGLPMAFTITTLAWGTLDYGKELKAAGEIQNARDAIRWGTDYFLKASATPDQLWVQVGDPQADHNCWERPEDMDTPRSLYKIDKDTPGSEIAAETAAALAASSIVFRFTNPRYSHLLLQRSQSLFSFADRFKGTYGGECPFYCSVSGYNDELLWAASWLYRATKSPYYSNYIIQHDDLKAYVNEFNWDLKYAGIQVLLTDLYFQGEAQFSAYRSHAERFVCSLLPGSPIRSVKTTPGGLLYVRDGANTQYVTSAAFLLARYSDLLSAKKQTLSCGNTLFKPSDVMGFAKLQIDYLLGRNPLRISYMVGYGSKYPRQPHHRGASVVSIHQQPTKIKCIEGFMNWFHKDSSNPNTLIGAIVGGPDKYDRFVDLRTKSSMLEPTTYINSPLVGVLAKLYRMTRKTNRQF